One segment of Deinococcus metalli DNA contains the following:
- the sat gene encoding sulfate adenylyltransferase: MPTLMTETTTLPTPLGGTLVNRVRRPGHDFDPASLDGLPRLDLSERSYADLELLATGAYSPLTGFVNEADYTSIIEHVRLADGTPWSIPITLPVTRDDAARLHGTVVLTFGGQDVGTVEIQERYDARKSWEAREVYRTEDAAHPGVAALYAQGDVNVSGPVTLFEVPRGAFPAHHRTPAEVRAVIEARGWRSTVAFQTRNPIHRAHEYLQKVALELVDGLLLHPLVGTTKGDDVPAATRVEAYEVLLEKYYPQARTLLSVYPAAMRYAGPREAIVHALSRRNYGASHFIVGRDHAGVGSYYGTYDAQEIFRAFTAEELGIRILRFEHTFYCQSCGQLVSPRTCPHDSSHHLILSGTKVREKLRAGEDLPREFTRPEVAEVLRRAYTRAG; encoded by the coding sequence ATGCCCACGCTGATGACCGAAACCACCACCCTGCCCACGCCCCTGGGCGGCACGCTCGTGAACCGGGTGCGCCGACCCGGCCACGACTTCGATCCCGCCAGCCTGGACGGCCTGCCCCGCCTGGACCTCAGCGAGCGCTCCTACGCGGACCTGGAACTCCTGGCCACCGGCGCGTACTCGCCGCTGACGGGCTTCGTAAACGAGGCGGACTACACCTCGATCATCGAGCACGTGCGCCTCGCAGACGGCACGCCGTGGAGCATCCCGATCACGCTGCCCGTGACCCGCGACGACGCCGCGCGCCTGCACGGCACCGTCGTGCTGACCTTCGGCGGTCAGGACGTGGGCACGGTCGAGATTCAGGAACGCTACGACGCCCGCAAGTCCTGGGAAGCGCGCGAGGTCTACCGCACCGAGGACGCCGCGCACCCCGGCGTGGCCGCGCTGTACGCCCAGGGCGACGTGAACGTGAGCGGGCCGGTCACGCTGTTCGAGGTGCCGCGCGGCGCCTTCCCCGCCCACCACCGCACGCCGGCCGAGGTCCGGGCAGTGATCGAGGCGCGCGGCTGGCGCTCCACCGTGGCGTTCCAGACGCGCAACCCCATCCACCGCGCGCACGAGTACCTGCAGAAGGTCGCGCTGGAACTCGTGGACGGCCTGCTGCTGCACCCGCTGGTGGGCACCACCAAGGGTGACGACGTGCCCGCCGCGACCCGCGTGGAGGCCTACGAGGTGCTGCTGGAGAAGTACTACCCGCAGGCCCGCACGCTGCTGAGCGTGTACCCGGCCGCGATGCGCTACGCCGGGCCGCGTGAGGCGATCGTGCACGCGCTGTCGCGGCGCAACTACGGCGCGTCACACTTCATCGTGGGCCGCGACCACGCCGGCGTGGGCAGCTACTACGGCACCTACGACGCCCAGGAGATCTTCCGCGCGTTCACCGCCGAGGAACTGGGGATCCGCATCCTGCGCTTCGAGCACACCTTCTACTGCCAGTCGTGCGGGCAACTGGTGAGCCCGCGCACGTGCCCCCACGACTCCAGCCACCACCTGATCCTGAGCGGCACCAAGGTGCGCGAGAAGCTGCGCGCCGGCGAGGACCTGCCGCGCGAATTCACGCGCCCGGAAGTGGCGGAAGTGCTGCGCCGCGCGTATACCCGCGCGGGCTGA
- a CDS encoding ABC transporter substrate-binding protein, with protein sequence MPHASAQPATTVRLGFFPNLTHAPALIGLERGTFQKALGSVKLDAKQFVSGTTLTEAFAAGQIDIAYVGPGPAISAATRGMPVQFLAGASEAGAVLVARKDSGIRSYKDLAGKTVAVPSLGNTQDISLRHILKEQGLKSRNDGGDVTIVPIPPADTLAAFVGKRADATLVPEPWGAVLEAQGHRVIGSEKTVWRGGQYPTTIVIVNAKFADANPGLVTAFLKAHTEAVAFLTKNPAAAQTAVNAQLEKLTGEKIDLRVLQRAFARTRFTTTLDLDALKEYAALNVEAGYARNTPDLASFVRK encoded by the coding sequence ATGCCCCACGCCAGCGCCCAGCCCGCGACCACCGTCCGGCTGGGATTTTTCCCCAACCTCACGCACGCGCCGGCGCTGATCGGCCTGGAGCGCGGCACGTTCCAGAAGGCGCTGGGCAGTGTCAAGCTCGATGCCAAGCAGTTCGTGTCGGGCACCACCCTGACCGAGGCGTTCGCGGCAGGGCAGATCGACATCGCGTACGTCGGCCCCGGCCCGGCCATCAGCGCGGCCACGCGCGGCATGCCGGTGCAGTTCCTCGCGGGCGCGTCCGAGGCGGGCGCGGTGCTGGTCGCCCGTAAGGACAGCGGCATCAGGTCGTACAAGGACCTCGCCGGCAAGACGGTCGCCGTGCCCAGCCTGGGCAACACGCAGGACATCAGCCTGCGGCACATCCTCAAGGAGCAGGGCCTGAAGTCCAGGAATGACGGCGGAGACGTCACCATCGTGCCGATCCCGCCGGCCGACACGCTCGCGGCGTTTGTCGGCAAGCGCGCCGACGCGACGCTGGTGCCTGAGCCGTGGGGCGCGGTGCTCGAAGCGCAGGGGCACAGGGTGATCGGCAGCGAGAAGACCGTGTGGCGGGGCGGCCAGTACCCGACGACCATCGTGATCGTGAACGCCAAGTTCGCAGACGCGAATCCCGGTCTGGTGACTGCGTTCCTGAAGGCGCACACCGAGGCCGTGGCGTTCCTGACGAAGAACCCGGCGGCGGCCCAGACGGCCGTGAATGCCCAGCTGGAAAAACTGACCGGCGAGAAGATCGACCTGCGCGTGCTCCAGCGCGCCTTCGCCCGCACGCGCTTCACGACTACCCTCGACCTCGACGCCCTGAAGGAGTACGCGGCGCTGAACGTCGAGGCCGGGTACGCCCGCAACACGCCGGACCTGGCGTCTTTCGTGAGGAAATGA
- a CDS encoding ABC transporter permease, producing MTVSRAPGDSVTPATRPSGRWRTLAWQVIGLLVIVAVWWLVTDVLKLYPPYVFPSPHAVWTEVAYGLWGTGPQDGKLLSAIGGSLRRVLIGYAAAVALGGVVGLIMGAWPPVRTSLGAYLTGVQSVPSIAFVPFAILFLGLNERAVLFVVILEGFIPVALAVSGALLTVPPALRIAGRTLGAHGPMLTWRVLLPAAVPNVLTGLRTAWSFAWRALVGGELLIAGSKSLGEQLEVGRNTANVALVLATIIIIGVIGGLFDLLLRTVEARVRRDYGLEVAQ from the coding sequence ATGACCGTGTCGCGCGCTCCCGGCGATTCCGTCACCCCGGCCACGCGGCCCTCGGGGCGCTGGCGCACGCTGGCGTGGCAGGTGATCGGCCTGCTGGTGATCGTGGCCGTGTGGTGGCTGGTCACGGACGTGTTGAAGCTGTACCCGCCGTACGTCTTCCCCAGCCCGCACGCCGTGTGGACCGAGGTAGCCTACGGCTTGTGGGGCACCGGTCCGCAGGACGGCAAGCTGCTCTCCGCGATCGGCGGCAGCCTGCGCCGCGTGCTGATCGGCTACGCCGCGGCCGTCGCGCTGGGCGGCGTGGTCGGGCTGATCATGGGCGCGTGGCCGCCGGTGCGGACGTCGCTGGGGGCGTACCTGACCGGCGTGCAGAGCGTACCCAGCATTGCCTTCGTGCCGTTCGCGATCCTGTTCCTGGGCCTGAACGAGCGGGCCGTGCTGTTCGTGGTGATCCTTGAGGGCTTCATCCCGGTGGCGCTGGCGGTGTCCGGCGCGCTCCTGACCGTGCCGCCGGCGCTGCGGATCGCGGGCCGCACGCTGGGCGCGCACGGTCCCATGCTCACGTGGCGGGTGCTGCTGCCGGCCGCCGTGCCGAACGTCCTGACGGGCCTGCGCACCGCGTGGAGTTTCGCGTGGCGCGCTCTGGTCGGCGGTGAACTGCTGATCGCGGGCTCCAAGAGCCTGGGCGAGCAGCTGGAGGTCGGGCGCAACACCGCGAATGTGGCGCTGGTGCTGGCGACCATCATCATCATCGGGGTGATCGGCGGGCTGTTCGACCTGCTGCTGCGCACTGTGGAAGCCCGCGTCCGGCGGGATTACGGCCTGGAGGTGGCACAATGA
- a CDS encoding ABC transporter ATP-binding protein, translating into MGAAHDAHPGSSLTLEGVSYHYKGRAGLGPIDLHVPPGEFLCVVGPSGSGKSTLLSLLAGFLRPQQGVIRLGDETVRGPHHSLTLVQQESALFPWLDVAGNVKFGLKRQKRAQQDARAAEALRLVGLDGYADRRVHELSGGQRQRVSLARALAVKPGLLLLDEPFSALDVQTRTSLADELLGIWWQQKVTVVFVTHQLEEALHLGQRVVALKDGQVALDARSKGLTLADLQAAVQH; encoded by the coding sequence ATGGGCGCCGCGCACGATGCCCACCCGGGTTCGAGCCTGACGCTGGAGGGCGTGAGCTACCACTACAAGGGCCGCGCGGGCCTGGGACCCATCGACCTGCACGTGCCGCCCGGCGAGTTCCTGTGCGTGGTCGGCCCGTCGGGCAGCGGCAAGAGCACCCTGCTGAGCCTGCTGGCCGGCTTCCTGCGCCCGCAGCAGGGCGTGATCCGCCTGGGCGACGAGACGGTGCGCGGCCCGCACCACAGCCTGACGCTGGTGCAACAGGAGAGCGCGCTGTTTCCGTGGCTGGACGTGGCCGGGAACGTGAAGTTCGGCCTGAAGCGCCAGAAGCGCGCCCAGCAGGACGCGCGCGCGGCCGAGGCGCTGCGGCTGGTCGGTCTGGACGGCTACGCGGACCGCCGCGTGCACGAACTGTCCGGCGGGCAGCGCCAGCGCGTGAGCCTGGCCCGCGCGCTGGCCGTGAAGCCGGGCCTGCTGCTGCTGGACGAGCCCTTCAGCGCCCTGGACGTCCAGACGCGCACGTCGCTGGCCGACGAGCTGCTGGGCATCTGGTGGCAGCAGAAGGTCACGGTGGTCTTCGTGACGCACCAGCTCGAGGAAGCCCTGCACCTCGGCCAACGGGTGGTCGCGCTCAAGGACGGCCAGGTGGCCCTGGATGCCCGCTCCAAGGGCCTGACGCTGGCCGACCTCCAGGCGGCCGTGCAGCACTGA
- a CDS encoding acyltransferase family protein: MRFTALGSLRGLAALVVVVHHHLLTLPAFFPTQVGQSGWAAWLTFSPLHLLWAGGEAVSFFFLLSGFVLTLPVWRGEPLDMMNFVVRRVWRVWVPFIVAVTLAALAFWRLGWTPVLGTSVWFENIWKEAGVSAYVQHVLMLGRMDEGLTQWAFLPVVWSLKWEMWLSLLLPVVVLLARQHAVFTPLLCVLMLAAHYFYGTGDIATNLLRYLAMFVLGAWLSRHHDLAARTVARWPVGVPAAVLAVTLLLIPVQWYGWTADMGWVRTTVNDTVTVFGSALLVALALGWAPFRTWLERPALQWLGRVSYSVYLYHTLVITLVVRLGTDRLPVPWLLLLSFALTFPVAEVMYRLVERPAVTRSERLKRRVVSTRTVAAD; this comes from the coding sequence ATGCGTTTCACTGCCCTGGGGAGCCTGCGCGGTCTGGCGGCGCTGGTCGTGGTCGTCCACCATCACCTGCTCACGCTGCCCGCGTTCTTCCCCACCCAGGTGGGCCAGAGCGGATGGGCAGCGTGGCTGACGTTCTCGCCGCTGCACCTGCTGTGGGCGGGCGGCGAGGCGGTGTCGTTCTTCTTCCTGCTATCGGGCTTTGTGTTGACCCTTCCGGTGTGGCGCGGCGAGCCGCTGGACATGATGAACTTCGTGGTGCGGCGGGTGTGGCGCGTGTGGGTGCCGTTCATCGTGGCCGTAACTCTGGCCGCGCTCGCGTTCTGGCGCCTGGGCTGGACACCGGTCCTGGGCACCAGCGTGTGGTTCGAGAACATCTGGAAGGAGGCGGGCGTCAGCGCCTACGTGCAGCACGTGCTGATGCTGGGCCGCATGGACGAGGGCCTGACGCAGTGGGCATTTTTGCCGGTGGTGTGGAGCCTGAAGTGGGAGATGTGGCTGTCGCTGCTGCTCCCGGTCGTGGTGCTCCTGGCGCGGCAGCACGCCGTCTTCACGCCGCTGCTGTGCGTGCTGATGCTCGCGGCGCACTATTTCTACGGCACCGGCGACATCGCCACGAACCTGCTGCGGTACCTCGCGATGTTCGTGCTGGGGGCGTGGCTGTCGCGTCACCACGACCTCGCTGCGCGCACCGTGGCCCGCTGGCCGGTCGGCGTGCCGGCGGCCGTGCTCGCGGTGACGCTGCTGCTGATTCCGGTGCAGTGGTACGGCTGGACGGCCGACATGGGCTGGGTCCGCACGACCGTCAACGACACCGTCACGGTGTTCGGGTCGGCGCTGCTGGTCGCGCTGGCGCTGGGCTGGGCACCATTCCGCACGTGGCTGGAGCGGCCGGCCCTGCAATGGCTGGGCCGCGTGAGTTACAGCGTGTACCTGTACCACACGCTGGTGATCACGCTGGTCGTGCGGCTGGGCACAGACCGGCTGCCGGTGCCGTGGCTGCTGCTGCTGTCGTTCGCGCTGACCTTCCCGGTCGCGGAGGTCATGTACCGCCTGGTGGAGCGGCCCGCCGTGACGCGCTCGGAGCGCCTGAAGCGCCGCGTGGTATCGACCCGGACGGTGGCGGCCGACTGA
- a CDS encoding MATE family efflux transporter has translation MSAATASSPPSESIKSPAREIAGIAVPVSLEMVIQLVLGFINQVIVGTLGAVSVAAVGLSGSLGFLFFITLGALGSGTSILVARRAGAGDRHGVNTVMTVTTALSVVLGIVITVLVYFVAGPLLGLAGGAADVTRVATPYLQVLMISLVPGMLGWVYSGALRSLGHARTPLVATVISVAIESALAYSLVFGVGPFPQLGVVGAAWAIVVANTFKAIYLAAQIYGPRHLAELHIPHPRSWREVAAPLMTITAPLAFTEFAWSLGGFLYAAVFARVGTQALAASQISANLESVFFISSFGLMSAATVFIGRSLGAGDAGAAQSWLRQILRAGLITALISGVLYALSALAVPLLFPRVGAEVQQLAVVGILITAVSQIVKVRNMIIGGGVLPGTGDGKGVLLGDIVGAFVIGLPLAIVLGLYSPLGAWGVFLARVLEEVSKVIIFEWRRRLVDWPRLAREQAGTAVVAAH, from the coding sequence ATGAGCGCCGCGACCGCATCCAGCCCGCCTTCTGAATCGATCAAGTCGCCGGCGCGCGAGATCGCCGGCATCGCCGTGCCGGTCAGCCTGGAGATGGTGATCCAGCTCGTCCTGGGCTTCATCAATCAGGTGATCGTCGGCACGCTCGGCGCGGTGTCGGTGGCCGCGGTCGGCCTGAGCGGCAGCCTGGGCTTCCTGTTCTTCATCACGCTGGGCGCACTCGGCAGCGGCACCAGCATCCTGGTCGCGCGCCGCGCCGGCGCCGGTGACCGCCACGGCGTGAACACCGTCATGACCGTGACCACCGCCCTGAGCGTGGTGCTGGGCATCGTGATCACGGTGCTGGTGTACTTCGTTGCTGGCCCGCTGCTGGGCCTCGCGGGCGGGGCCGCCGACGTGACGCGCGTCGCCACCCCGTACCTGCAGGTCCTGATGATCTCGCTGGTGCCGGGCATGCTCGGCTGGGTGTACAGCGGCGCGCTGCGTTCGCTGGGGCACGCCCGCACGCCGCTGGTCGCCACCGTCATCAGCGTCGCCATCGAGAGCGCGCTGGCGTACTCGCTGGTGTTCGGCGTGGGGCCGTTCCCGCAGCTGGGCGTGGTCGGCGCCGCGTGGGCCATCGTCGTGGCGAACACCTTCAAGGCCATCTACCTCGCCGCGCAGATCTACGGCCCCCGCCACCTCGCGGAACTGCACATCCCGCACCCGCGCTCGTGGCGCGAGGTCGCCGCGCCCCTGATGACCATCACGGCGCCCCTGGCCTTCACGGAGTTCGCGTGGAGCCTCGGCGGCTTCCTGTACGCCGCCGTGTTCGCCCGCGTGGGCACCCAGGCGCTCGCGGCCAGCCAGATCTCCGCGAACCTCGAGAGCGTGTTCTTCATCTCCTCGTTTGGCCTGATGAGCGCTGCCACCGTCTTCATCGGCCGCAGCCTGGGCGCCGGGGACGCCGGAGCCGCTCAGAGCTGGCTGCGGCAGATCCTGCGCGCCGGCCTGATCACCGCCCTGATCAGCGGCGTGCTGTACGCCCTGAGCGCGCTGGCTGTGCCGCTGCTGTTCCCCCGCGTGGGCGCCGAGGTGCAGCAGCTCGCCGTCGTCGGCATCCTGATCACCGCCGTGAGCCAGATCGTGAAGGTGCGCAACATGATCATCGGCGGGGGGGTGCTGCCCGGCACCGGCGACGGCAAGGGCGTGCTGCTGGGCGACATCGTGGGCGCCTTCGTGATCGGCCTGCCGCTCGCCATCGTGCTGGGGCTGTACAGCCCGCTGGGCGCGTGGGGCGTCTTCCTCGCCCGGGTGCTGGAGGAAGTCAGCAAGGTCATCATTTTCGAGTGGCGCCGCCGCCTGGTCGACTGGCCGCGCCTCGCCCGTGAGCAGGCCGGCACGGCCGTCGTCGCGGCCCATTGA
- a CDS encoding MBL fold metallo-hydrolase, which translates to MTWVQQRRIGDFLVTSLTDGQFRLDGGAMYGTVPKVLWSRAVPADDANRIPLRVNPLLIQRGGEAILVESGLWDQGGEKFDAMYAVERDESVFRGLDAVGLGPDDIDVVVCTHLHFDHAGRNVTGLGEPTFPNARYVVQARELHDARHPHERSRASYVPATFEPLLDAGLFAVVEGEHELRPGVMLLPLPGHTRGMQGVVLRSGGQTLVYTADLLPTLHHAPLPYIMGFDSEPITTLETRKRYFPQWVEEGAVLCTPHDPEVPFARLTVGERGTYRAVPDAPAVSP; encoded by the coding sequence ATGACGTGGGTCCAGCAGCGCCGCATCGGTGACTTCCTCGTCACGTCGCTCACGGACGGGCAGTTCCGGCTGGACGGCGGGGCGATGTACGGCACCGTGCCGAAGGTGCTGTGGTCGCGCGCCGTGCCCGCCGACGACGCCAACCGCATTCCGCTGCGTGTGAACCCGCTGCTGATCCAGCGCGGCGGCGAGGCGATCCTGGTCGAGTCGGGCCTGTGGGACCAGGGCGGCGAGAAGTTCGACGCCATGTACGCCGTCGAGCGCGACGAGTCGGTATTCCGGGGGCTGGACGCCGTGGGCCTCGGGCCGGACGACATCGACGTCGTGGTCTGCACCCACCTGCATTTCGACCACGCCGGGCGGAACGTGACGGGCCTGGGCGAGCCGACGTTCCCGAACGCCCGCTACGTGGTGCAGGCCCGGGAACTCCACGATGCCCGGCATCCCCACGAGCGCAGCCGCGCCAGCTACGTCCCGGCGACCTTCGAGCCGCTGCTGGACGCCGGACTGTTCGCTGTGGTGGAGGGTGAGCACGAGTTGCGCCCCGGCGTAATGCTGCTGCCGCTGCCGGGCCACACGCGCGGCATGCAGGGCGTGGTGCTGCGCTCCGGCGGGCAGACGCTCGTGTATACGGCGGACCTGCTGCCGACCCTGCACCACGCGCCGCTGCCGTACATCATGGGCTTCGACTCGGAGCCGATTACCACCCTGGAGACCCGCAAACGGTACTTTCCGCAGTGGGTGGAGGAGGGCGCGGTGCTCTGCACGCCGCACGACCCCGAGGTGCCTTTCGCGCGCCTGACCGTCGGCGAACGGGGGACGTACCGGGCAGTGCCGGACGCCCCGGCCGTCTCCCCCTGA
- a CDS encoding GNAT family N-acetyltransferase, with the protein MTQDVRVSDNAAQHRYEISVGGRVAGYAEYQDVAGARMMPHTEIDEGHEGEGLGSQLVKFALDDIRSRGLHVLPMCPFVASYMRRHREYTDLVQPGQRGVFGL; encoded by the coding sequence ATGACCCAGGACGTCCGTGTGAGCGACAACGCCGCCCAGCACCGCTACGAGATCAGTGTGGGTGGCCGCGTGGCCGGCTACGCCGAATACCAGGACGTGGCGGGCGCGCGGATGATGCCCCACACCGAGATCGACGAGGGCCACGAGGGCGAGGGCCTCGGCAGCCAGCTCGTGAAATTCGCGCTGGACGACATCCGCTCGCGCGGCCTGCACGTCCTGCCGATGTGCCCCTTCGTGGCGTCCTACATGCGCCGGCACCGCGAGTACACCGACCTCGTGCAGCCCGGGCAGCGCGGCGTGTTCGGCCTGTGA
- the yjjX gene encoding inosine/xanthosine triphosphatase has product MSVVVGSRNPAKVGAVREVFHALDPALEVRGSGVPSGVPDQPLGVAQTRSGAVNRARGALRDPGATWGVGLEGGVRFSGDHAWLFGIVAVARPGGALHTSRTAELRLPAVVAARVRAGEELGPVMDDLLGTVSIKTGVGTVGAFTRGLVTRPQVWSQALALAMAPLLTPEVYSVR; this is encoded by the coding sequence GTGAGCGTCGTCGTCGGCAGCCGCAACCCGGCGAAGGTGGGTGCCGTACGCGAGGTGTTCCACGCGCTGGACCCCGCGCTGGAGGTCCGTGGCAGCGGCGTTCCGAGCGGCGTGCCGGACCAGCCGCTGGGCGTGGCGCAGACCCGCAGCGGCGCGGTGAACCGGGCCCGCGGCGCGCTGCGCGACCCCGGCGCCACGTGGGGGGTCGGGCTCGAGGGCGGCGTGCGCTTCAGCGGCGATCACGCGTGGCTGTTCGGGATCGTGGCGGTCGCGCGCCCGGGCGGTGCGCTGCACACGTCGCGCACCGCCGAACTGCGGCTGCCCGCAGTCGTCGCGGCGCGCGTGCGGGCGGGCGAGGAACTCGGGCCGGTGATGGACGACCTCCTGGGCACCGTGAGCATCAAGACGGGCGTGGGCACCGTCGGCGCGTTCACGCGCGGGCTGGTCACGCGGCCGCAGGTGTGGTCGCAGGCGCTGGCGCTCGCGATGGCGCCCCTGCTCACGCCGGAGGTGTACAGCGTCCGCTAG
- a CDS encoding DinB family protein gives MNLLQHSLLGGTSFRSVAELLSGLNWHEAARKTPGVPYTLAGLIYHLAVTQRASLDLATGRAESWPEGLSVWPDQAPTRAEFEASLTDLRAGLAQAQVLAEDPSARARELLADLAVHSAYHWGQVALLRRLYGTLPGSGGV, from the coding sequence GTGAACCTCCTGCAACATTCCCTGCTGGGCGGGACGTCGTTTCGCAGCGTGGCCGAGCTGCTCTCGGGCCTGAACTGGCACGAGGCGGCCCGCAAGACGCCGGGGGTGCCGTACACCCTGGCGGGCCTGATCTACCACCTGGCCGTGACGCAGCGCGCCAGCCTGGACCTGGCGACCGGCCGCGCCGAGTCGTGGCCCGAGGGCCTGAGCGTGTGGCCGGACCAGGCGCCCACCCGCGCGGAGTTCGAGGCCTCGCTGACTGATCTGCGCGCGGGCCTGGCGCAGGCACAGGTGCTCGCGGAGGACCCCTCCGCGCGGGCGCGCGAGCTGCTCGCGGATCTGGCGGTGCACAGCGCATATCACTGGGGGCAGGTGGCACTGCTGCGGCGGCTGTACGGCACCCTGCCGGGCAGCGGCGGCGTGTGA
- a CDS encoding response regulator yields MTPDSPTQDHPTPIEILLVEDTEADILLTQEAFAEAGVFNCLRVARDGVEALELLRTPGSVRPDVILLDINMPRMNGLELLDVLKRDPALMTIPVIMLTTSAAEEDIMRSYQANAASYVVKPVEFSRFYAAIQAIGQYMLSVVRVPPHPNDRY; encoded by the coding sequence ATGACTCCAGACTCCCCGACCCAGGATCACCCCACGCCCATCGAGATTCTGCTCGTCGAGGACACGGAGGCCGACATCCTCCTGACCCAGGAGGCCTTCGCCGAGGCCGGCGTGTTCAACTGCCTGCGCGTCGCCCGCGACGGCGTCGAGGCGCTGGAGCTCCTGCGCACGCCCGGGTCGGTGCGGCCGGACGTGATCCTGCTGGACATCAACATGCCGCGCATGAACGGCCTGGAACTGCTGGACGTCCTCAAACGCGACCCGGCCCTGATGACGATCCCGGTGATCATGCTCACGACGAGCGCCGCCGAGGAGGACATCATGCGCTCGTACCAGGCGAACGCCGCGAGCTATGTGGTCAAACCGGTCGAGTTCAGCCGCTTCTACGCCGCCATCCAGGCGATCGGGCAGTACATGCTGAGCGTGGTGCGCGTCCCGCCGCACCCGAACGACCGGTACTGA
- a CDS encoding TrmH family RNA methyltransferase — MVSESVITSVHNPQVKRLVRLRQRRDREEEGVILIEGAREVQRAARAGVTVHDLYLCPPLYSPEAEDVAATLPGRRAVLSGPAFEKVSGRDRPDGVLGVAATPDVALPDPGRDAVVVVLHGLEKPGNVGAIVRTADAVGASGVIVLGRGADPFGPNVIRASQGSVFSVPVVAWEEDRALAWLRAHDFRLVACTPDAPAVYWDATLTGRVALLLGTEHQGLPGAWRGAGGVSIPMNAGGGADSLNVATAAALMLYESARQQRARAAAGSPA, encoded by the coding sequence ATGGTTTCCGAGAGCGTCATCACGTCCGTGCACAACCCGCAGGTCAAGCGCCTCGTCCGCCTGCGGCAGCGCCGAGACCGCGAGGAGGAAGGCGTCATCCTGATCGAGGGCGCGCGCGAGGTGCAGCGCGCGGCGCGGGCCGGCGTGACCGTCCACGACCTGTACCTGTGCCCGCCGCTGTATTCCCCGGAGGCGGAGGACGTGGCCGCCACGTTGCCGGGCCGGCGCGCCGTGCTGTCCGGGCCGGCCTTCGAGAAGGTCAGCGGCCGGGACCGGCCCGACGGCGTGCTGGGTGTGGCCGCCACCCCGGACGTCGCGCTGCCGGACCCGGGCCGGGACGCGGTGGTCGTGGTGCTGCACGGCCTGGAGAAACCGGGCAACGTGGGCGCCATCGTGCGGACGGCCGACGCGGTGGGCGCGTCCGGGGTGATCGTGCTGGGGCGCGGCGCCGACCCCTTCGGCCCGAACGTGATCCGTGCCAGCCAGGGCAGCGTGTTCAGCGTGCCGGTGGTGGCGTGGGAGGAGGACCGCGCCCTGGCGTGGCTGCGCGCCCACGACTTCCGGCTGGTCGCGTGCACGCCCGACGCGCCCGCCGTGTACTGGGACGCCACCCTGACCGGGCGGGTCGCGCTGCTGCTCGGCACCGAACACCAGGGACTGCCCGGTGCGTGGCGCGGGGCCGGCGGCGTGAGCATCCCCATGAACGCCGGGGGCGGCGCGGACAGCCTGAACGTGGCCACCGCCGCCGCGCTGATGCTGTACGAGAGTGCGCGCCAGCAGCGCGCGCGCGCGGCGGCCGGGAGCCCGGCATGA
- a CDS encoding YchJ family protein, giving the protein MALAYPPFKSCPCGSGRSYANCCGPAHDGTRPAATPEALMRARYSAYALRNEAFVLATWHPETRPAALRLESGTKYTGLTVHAAHGLEVEFTATLRVRDGETLRVHERSAFAQVNGAWLYVDEVTPPTVE; this is encoded by the coding sequence ATGGCGCTCGCGTACCCCCCGTTCAAGTCCTGCCCCTGCGGAAGCGGGCGGAGTTACGCGAACTGCTGCGGCCCCGCGCACGACGGCACCCGCCCGGCCGCGACGCCCGAGGCGCTGATGCGCGCCCGCTACAGCGCGTACGCACTGCGCAACGAGGCCTTCGTGCTCGCCACGTGGCACCCGGAGACCCGCCCCGCCGCGCTGCGTCTGGAGAGCGGCACGAAGTACACCGGCCTGACGGTCCACGCGGCGCACGGTCTGGAGGTGGAATTCACCGCCACGCTGCGGGTCCGTGACGGCGAGACGCTGCGGGTGCACGAGCGCAGCGCCTTCGCACAGGTGAACGGCGCGTGGCTGTACGTGGACGAAGTGACCCCCCCCACCGTGGAGTGA